GGATGCCAAGGCCGTGATCACTCCCACTGCATCTCACTTCAAGCTGAGAAGTCCAACAGATGATGAGTGAAAGGAGGAGGCACCCCACATGGGAAGAGTTCCCTATGCTAGCGCCGTAGGAAGCCTAATGTATGCTATGGTGGGCTCTAGACCTGACCTAGGTTTTGCAGTAGGCTACGTCTGTCGCTTCATGAGCAAACCAGGAAGGGAACACTGGAAAGCAGTCCAGTGGGTCCTAAGGTACCTAAAGAGAGCTATGGATTCCAGTCTAACATTCAAGAAGCATTCGACTTTACTAGTACAAGGCTTTTCAGATTCAGACTACGCTAAAGACATGGACAGACGACTCTCAGTTACAGATTATGCATTCAAGTTCGGAAGCAATACAGTTTCATGGAAATCATGCCAACAATCAGTTGTGGCACTATCTACTACAGAAGCCGAGTACATGGCTATGAATGAGGCAGTTAAAGAAGCAATGTGGTTAAACGAAATATGCGCAGAGTTAGGGTTCAAGCAACAAGGTATCAGACTCTATTGTGATTCTCAAAGTGTTCTAGCCCTAGCAAGAAATCCAGCCAATCACGAGAAGACTAAGCATATAGCCACTAAATTCAATTTCATTCGAGACCTAGGGGAAGCAGGGGATATTCTCCTAAACAAGATTCACACTAATCTGAACCCTGCGGATTTTCTAACTAAAACAGTACCTGGTCAGAAGTTCCAGCTTTGCTGCGAGCTTTTGAACGTTCACTGATCGGACATAAAAAGTGTCAGGTGACTCCAATGTCATGATTCCATCCTCGCATTCCACAACCAGCAAACTCAGTTAGTGGGTATGTAAAAGAGAATCAAAGGACAACATGAAGAACCGTGAAGAAGGAAAGAAGGAGTTACCTGGAGCAGAAACATAATCGAGAAGAGATCTCGGTTCAGGTGGAGGATATGCTAACATCAAACAGTCATGGGTTTGATGCAAGCGGAGACTAGAGACATGGTTGAGTAACATCAAATGTCCGAGCAATCATATCAACATCAGACACCACAACAACAGTAAAACCTACAACAAGCGAGAAGAGATATATGTGAGTAACGATCTTGAGAACGTTATGAGGCAAAAGGGTATTTCTTACAGCTTACCAAAGATCAATGAAGTATGTGATAGCGTGCACAACTATAATCAGCTGTCATATCAAGGGAAGGTCTCGGTGTACAAGTACGAAACCAGTTGACTCGTGACAGAGTTGAATCGGCTCCTACAACATCAAAAGGAGTCAGGTCAATGAAGATTAAAAAGGCAGTGGTCTAGGAAAGGTTCTTACTTGGGCTCACGGAAGTGGTGGGGCGTGATGATAAAGCTCACAGAGGAGCTACAAGCATACTGGAGTAGGTGAAACGTTCACCGTAGAAGACATGCTACAAAGAGTAAAGGAGATTAGCGAAGCGCTAAGTTTAACATCTTCTCTTCCATGCAGATGACCCTAGTCTCTCAGAGTATAAGAGAGATTAGATGTACCTGAGGTTGTACAAGAAGGAGGAGCGACACCGTCTTGGTGAAGCTAATCAGATCTCTCGCGGTGGAGCTCGATGGAGCTTCAAGTACTCACGTAGGCAAGGGCTCGAGAGGAAACtacgggagagagagagacgctaGATAGAGAGTGAGGAAGACAAAATGGTTTTCCCATTTTCGGACAAAGAGACAGCTAGGGTTGCCGACAAACAAGTCATGGGCTGGGTCTTGGGCTTCATCCAAAACGGTGGAGATTTGTTGAGTTTTGGGCTTCAGCAGATTCATATGGCCCAGCCGCAACACCTATCAGATGGGCCAAGTCTTGCGCAGGCCCACTCCAGCTCTTGTACCTCGTCACacacacaatatatataatgtatgatTAGTGTGTTGATTAGGTTAAGCAGcaataaggaaacaaagagaaCATTTACGGCAAGAAGGATCAGTTTAATCAGTCAATAAGCAAAGAGGAAGGAGACAACAATACAAGATATCTTGCTTAGGCTTAAGTCTAGTATCTAAGGACTTTGTTGTATCCTCTAGCTTGGAGCAGTTGATTATTTGTAAAAAAACTATCTAGTGCACCAATTGGTGTTGGTAGTGTCTCTTTGATCTAGTGGATTTTAGGAGCAGGAGTTCTCCCACGAGACGTACCAGTTAGAGGCTGGGAATTCGTTAAATTGATTTTGTCGTTACTTTCAGTTTAAACCTAGATCTAAGACTAACTTGAAATCTAAGTAACCTAAGCTAAATtctttaagaatatatatattgagtaaatgcttacaagagatcttcagcATGACGCAAGGAGTACCGTCTGGAATGGATCTGACTCAGGGTGATGCAGTCAGACGTGAATCCTCATAAAGCAGGTAAAATTGTCGGCTATAGTATCGtctatgtaatgtttctcatagtttgtaatagcataataaccagacaaaaaaaatattgtggggaaatatgcaaatatatataccCAAATGGCATATGGATTTATACCGAAAGGAGTCCATTAAGGAAAACTGCGAGTTTGGTATCTCCTAAATCCTAATAGTTAATACAAATGGTATCAGCTATGGTCTCTAACACATAAGAGACTGTGAGGGAGACAATTGCCTCTTCATAAGTCCATTTGGTGAAACTTGCAAGTTAAGCAACAACTGGAATTTATTAGGGTTTAAGGCTGTTGAAACTGGAATTTATTTGGAAATAAGATCTCTAATTCAGAAAATGGAACTGAAACGAATAAAAGTATGCTGAAGCAGTCcaagagaaaaaaatcatacGTAAAtgagtttagtttttttaacaTGAGAAATACTACACCTAATCATCCTGTAACAATTGCTCAACcgataaaaaaacattcaaaacatGGTATCAAAAGAAAACTCTggattaagcaaaaaaaaagtctaGATCTTATTTTGACATTATATACCAAAGAAACTAAAAAGTGAATCAAACCAGAAAAGTAAAAgactaaaataaaagataaatttatttgattttctctGAAGATAAATGATTTATGCTGAATTTTAATTTAGgttgttttataataaagtaaataccatataaaatattttaatcaatctaatatatattccGTCATTCcgcaaattttaaatttttcgcaacttaattaattttttctgtagcttaattaatttttccGTGATTCCATGATTAAGTGATGTTTACCAATGGGAGCTATTGTTTTCGAGTGTGTGCATGTGGGAGTTTAAAAATGATGGACTAGAAAAGTCGAAAAGACTTGTTTTCGGTGAAGCTTGGACCGTACCGTAGTGTATTGCTGCTGTTTGTTGTTGAACATTAAAATGTGAGGAAAAGTCTTCCAGTTTTTTTGGCTCCGATAGTCACACCAATGACTGTGTGTTATGCTAAATTTctcatttattttagttttatatctaagtttttatttcattataacTGAAGTTCCAGATTTCAGAGCTTTTTTAAATGACTCGGAGGTTTTTAACCCGTATATTTTCACGGCGAAACATATATCTCGGGAAATTGGATTATATAATcaacaaaaatttaataatttaccaTCTATCTATTTTACCTAAATGGCTACACagtgttaatatatataatcgCCTTTGTATCCTTAATATTCACTGATGCAACCGACACAAATTATCTTCTAATTTCAATTATATGTTGTCTTATTATAAATAGTACATCGTGATTTAAGCTTCTTCACATCTATAGGCGGAAGAGCCATCCAAAATGGCTGAAAAAAATGACAACGAATAAGACGAAGAAGGCGATGAAGTCAAAGCAACTCCAAAATCATAGAATCGCGGTCG
This Brassica napus cultivar Da-Ae chromosome C6, Da-Ae, whole genome shotgun sequence DNA region includes the following protein-coding sequences:
- the LOC125588448 gene encoding secreted RxLR effector protein 161-like, translated to MGRVPYASAVGSLMYAMVGSRPDLGFAVGYVCRFMSKPGREHWKAVQWVLRYLKRAMDSSLTFKKHSTLLVQGFSDSDYAKDMDRRLSVTDYAFKFGSNTVSWKSCQQSVVALSTTEAEYMAMNEAVKEAMWLNEICAELGFKQQGIRLYCDSQSVLALARNPANHEKTKHIATKFNFIRDLGEAGDILLNKIHTNLNPADFLTKTVPGQKFQLCCELLNVH